The following proteins are co-located in the Paenibacillus sp. FSL H8-0079 genome:
- the nikB gene encoding nickel ABC transporter permease — MKKLVQRSLELLLFILLLSFISFVVMKLAPGDAVREIMRSDDVALDHAAIEKQREAMGLNQPLWQQYGNWLTGLVRLDLGESYMTRRPVLSELLGRLPATMMLTGASLVIMLIIALPLGMLSALYSGRAIDRWSRVIAVLGTSVPSFWLGILLIDWFSVKAGWLPSMGIGSPKHLILPSITLGMTMAAVYLRLIRSSMLASLQQDFVQGARARGIRSGRVVFRYALRHALSPVLGMFGVSIGSLLGGTVVVEVLFAYPGMGKLVMDAIQHRDYPVIQGYMVLMTLLITLANLVVDGIQAWLNPEMRLRGEKQ; from the coding sequence ATGAAGAAGCTCGTGCAACGCTCTCTGGAGCTTTTGCTGTTCATCCTGCTCTTGTCTTTCATCAGTTTTGTTGTCATGAAGCTGGCTCCCGGAGATGCTGTGAGAGAAATAATGCGCTCCGATGACGTGGCTCTGGATCATGCGGCCATTGAAAAGCAACGAGAAGCGATGGGACTTAACCAGCCGCTGTGGCAGCAGTACGGGAACTGGCTCACTGGACTTGTGCGACTGGATCTCGGCGAATCATACATGACTCGCCGTCCTGTTCTTAGTGAACTTCTCGGAAGGCTGCCAGCCACAATGATGTTGACCGGAGCATCACTCGTAATCATGCTGATCATTGCTCTTCCTCTGGGCATGCTATCTGCCCTCTATTCCGGGAGAGCCATCGACCGTTGGAGCCGTGTGATTGCGGTACTGGGTACATCTGTCCCTAGCTTTTGGCTAGGGATTCTTCTCATTGACTGGTTTTCAGTCAAAGCCGGATGGTTACCTTCGATGGGAATTGGTAGTCCGAAGCATTTGATTCTTCCTTCGATAACATTAGGCATGACCATGGCTGCCGTGTATCTCAGACTGATTCGCTCCAGTATGCTTGCGAGTCTGCAACAAGATTTTGTACAAGGGGCAAGAGCTCGAGGGATTCGGTCCGGAAGAGTTGTCTTTCGTTATGCGCTTCGGCATGCATTGTCTCCTGTACTTGGCATGTTTGGCGTAAGTATTGGCAGTCTTCTTGGCGGTACTGTCGTTGTAGAGGTGCTGTTTGCGTATCCGGGCATGGGTAAGCTTGTAATGGACGCCATCCAGCACAGGGATTATCCCGTTATACAAGGTTATATGGTCTTGATGACGCTCCTTATTACATTAGCCAATCTCGTGGTAGATGGAATTCAAGCATGGCTCAATCCGGAGATGCGTTTGCGAGGTGAGAAACAATGA
- the nikC gene encoding nickel transporter permease: MKCIPILLGKIYYWIGAAGIGFAGLIVLALLAPSFITQDPYRVEMGMRLQSPSMSHWLGTDGLGRDLFTRLLVGGRNTLGTSVAVLCTALAIGIPIGLISGYFGGIMDRIFMRIADAFLAFPDFLVAIVLSGLLGPHIVNLMIAIAAVKWIAYARVVRNTVRAERNKEYVAIARMNGVGPLRLIQKHMLPHVIRHVIVLASLDIGKIILIIASLSYVGLGIQPPGAEWGAMLNEGKTYFLQSPYLMIWPGAAIMFTVALANLTGDRIQDRLGRASREGGHT, translated from the coding sequence ATGAAGTGTATCCCGATTCTTCTAGGCAAGATCTATTACTGGATCGGAGCAGCAGGTATCGGCTTTGCAGGCTTAATCGTGCTGGCACTGCTTGCTCCCTCGTTCATTACACAAGATCCTTATCGCGTTGAGATGGGAATGAGGCTACAATCGCCCTCCATGTCGCATTGGCTCGGTACAGATGGTTTGGGCAGGGACTTATTTACACGTCTGCTTGTAGGCGGCAGGAATACATTGGGTACGAGTGTGGCCGTATTGTGCACAGCACTGGCGATTGGCATTCCCATTGGACTGATTTCCGGTTATTTTGGTGGCATAATGGACCGAATATTTATGCGGATCGCTGACGCTTTCTTGGCATTTCCCGATTTCCTAGTGGCGATTGTTCTGAGTGGGTTGCTCGGTCCTCACATCGTGAACTTGATGATTGCCATTGCTGCTGTGAAGTGGATCGCCTATGCCAGGGTCGTGCGTAATACAGTACGTGCTGAGAGAAACAAAGAATATGTAGCAATTGCTCGCATGAATGGCGTAGGGCCACTCCGGTTAATACAGAAGCATATGTTGCCACATGTTATTCGTCATGTCATCGTACTGGCATCGCTCGATATTGGAAAAATCATACTGATCATCGCGTCGCTATCATATGTGGGTCTAGGCATTCAACCGCCAGGAGCCGAATGGGGAGCCATGCTTAATGAAGGCAAAACATATTTTCTCCAATCTCCCTATCTGATGATCTGGCCTGGAGCTGCAATTATGTTTACGGTCGCATTGGCTAACCTGACGGGAGACCGTATACAGGATCGGCTTGGCAGAGCATCCAGAGAAGGGGGACACACATGA